TCATAACACAGAAACTTCTCGCACTACCTCTTTTCCAGCTTGATGGGCCGATATTCCGCCTTCCACATCTGCTTTTCAATCCACTGATCCAACTCCTCATCGCTCTCCATCGGAATGCCCTCCTGCGTCGCCACCTTGCCTTTGACCGCAGCTTTGATCACATTCCTCGCCACGCGCACACTGACCGCCCTCACATCTTCCACACCAGGTAATAATGGCGCCGTGGAATCTGTCCTCGCCGGTGCCATGGACGCTACGCCTTCCACTGCACCAACGAGCATTTCATCCGTGATCAACTTCGTGCGGCAGAGAATCGAACCAAGTCCGATGCCAGGAAAGACGACGCTGTTGTTGCATTCCGCGGGCTGGATCTCAACTTCCGCGCCGTCTTTACCCCATGGCCCTTTCACGGCGTCGAAAGGTGAGCCAGTAGCTACGAGGGCTTTTCCGTTCGTCCAAGTGAGGAGGTCTTTTGGGACGGCTTCGTGGAGGCGAGTTGGGTTCGACAGAGGCAAAACAACAGGTCGTTCAACGTGAGAGGCCATTTCTTGGACAACGTCTTTCGTGAAAGCTCCGGGGACAGTGGAAGTGCCGATGAGGACGTTTGGCTTGACGTCTTTGACGACTCCTACAAGGGATGTGTCTTTGCCCTTCCACTCTGCCGCATCCCTGACGAAGCCTTTTTGCGCACTCGAGACGTCTACATCCGTGGTAAGAAGGCCGGGTTTGTCAATCAACCAGATCTGCTTTGCAGCCTCGTCTTTGTCAATCTTGCATTCTGCTGCGATGGCATTCCTCACTTGATCTGCGATGCCAATGCCCGCACTGCCTGATCCGAATATCACCATACGAATGTCTTTGAGACTTTGACCGCTGACGTGAAAAGCGGCTGTGATCGCTGCCAGAGTCACGCATCCCGTTCCTTGAACATCATCGTTGAAGCAAGGTACTTCCGATCGATACTGGTCTAGGATTCGTCGAGCATTATCCAGGCCAAAGTCCTCGAAATGTAGCATTGCCTTGGGGAACCTTCGGCGTGCGCTTGATACAAATGCCTCGATGAGCTTGTCGTACTGTTCACCTCTGACCCGCTTCTCGCGGAGACCGAGGTACAGCGGATCATTGAGATGTTCCTCGTTGTTGGTACCGCAGTCAAGAACGACGGGCAATGTCCGGTTTGGATGAACGCCCGCACATACGGTCATCAAAACCAGcttggcgatggagatgaggatCCCGCCTACGCCTTGATCTCCAATGCCGAGAATCTCCTCCCCGTCTGTGACCACAATATAGTCGATGTCATCGGGATTACCGCCGTTGGCTAGAGCTTGATCGACGTGATCAATCTCGTGAATGTTGAGGAAGATGCCTTCTGGGCGtcggaagagggaggagtatCGTTGTATAGCTTCGCCCTCGGTAGGAGTGTAGATGATGCTGAAGACTTCGGAGAGATGATCCAGCACTAGTCGATAGTAGAGGACTTCATTCTGTTCTTTGAGTGATGTCAGGAATGTGTTGCGTGCTAGATCGTTGTCCCGGCTTTGGTATTGATGCCATGCTCGCTGGAGCTGCTGATCGAGCGTGTGGACCGACGTTGGAAGGAGTGCAGTGAGACCGAGTACTCTTCGCTCGTCGGCTGGAAATGCAGTACCTTTGTTTAGGTAGGGTGTATTTAAGAGTTCGACTCCGGTGTAAGGTGTGCGTATTGGTCCTTCTGCGTGGAGTGGAGCGGCCATGTTGGATGTTGAGGTGTATCTAATTGGACGGGAGATCTTGGCGATGTTTTTCGTCTTCAGCCTATTCAATTGCCTTGCGAGCATTACAGCCAACCTGGAAGTTAGACGAAATCTCGACGTTTCACATGAGTAGCAAGGATGCCGATACTTATTGGATGTTCGCGCCCGATCGGCCGATGACGCAGCATGTTTGCATCCTGaaatcctccttcctccgaAGGATTTAACGAAGAAGTCGTATATATGAGCCGAGACTCAACTCTTGAGATCTCTCTTCCGTCGCGCCACATCCATCAGAGCGACACTAGGTATGGCCGTAAATGCGACCGCCGGAAGCTTTCCAACTCCAGGGCTGGAAGAAACACTCACACACCCCTGGCTGAGCACCATCTCCCAGCACATCTCAGCAACGGTTCTTGTCAGCATCGTGCTTACTATCGTCCTTACTCGTCTTTTCACACAGTTCACCGCACCAAgatccatctccaccaacaATGGCGACCCAAAAGCGGTTCCGCAAGTGCCGTACTGGATCCCTCTGCTCGGCCATCTCCCCGACATGGTCATCTCTGCGACCTCATTCGTCTCAAACTTGAGGGACACATACACCGAAGGAGCGTTCGCCTTGAACTTCGGCGGCACGGCCCATAATGTGTTCTACACGCCTGGACTTGCGACTGCTCTGATGAACCAAAAGACCAGCATCTGTAACGCCGAAGATGTCAGCCGCAAATTGATGCAGACCGTTTTTGGTTATCCCGTGAACGAGCTCGACAAGTACGACGCTGCCCTTTCCGAGATTCTGGGTGCCTACAAATTCCTACTGTCGGAACCGCATCTGGGCGAAATGGTCGATAAAACCGCAAGATTGACGAAAGGGAACATCTCGAATCTTGTCACATTCATGGACTCGCCTGTGGATCAGATGCCTTGGGAGAAAGTCTCGAACATTCGCGTTCTCGAAGGTCAAGAGACACCTACTGTTGAAGCCGATCTCCTTCAGCTCGTGCGAGACTTCTGTGCGCATACCGCAAACCCCAGTCTCATGGGTTCAGACTTTCTTCACCAGTTTCCCGACTTCTTCAGTGGTATCTGGACCATGGATCGCggctttctcctcctcgccactGGCCTGCCACGTTGGTTTCCCATCCCTGACCTCACTCGTGCTCACATCGCCCGAAGACAGAATCTTGCAGCACTGGATACCTTCCACGAGAACCTGAAGAAGCATCACGATGGAAAAGATGTTGACTCTAAATGGTCGAGCATGGACGACATCGGCGCATTGCTCAAAGCCCGCATCGAAATTTACGAAAAGTACAACTTCTCGATTCGAGCCCGTGCTTCCGCGGAACATGCTCTCATGTGGGCATCCAACGCCAACTCGAACGCCCTGGTGTTCTGGATGATTACTCGTATCTACGCCGACCGTGCTTTGCTCGCCATGTTACGTGAAGAAATCGCACCACATGTGAAAATAGCTCTTCCCGAGAAAACTGGTCTGCCCATCTCCGAAGTACCGAGAATCGATGCTATTGACGTCGACTCCCTGTGTTCAAAGTGCCCACTGCTGAAGAGCTGCTACATCGAGTGTCTCCGTCTTGATTCGGCTAGCTGGAGTATGAAAGTGGTGCAAAAGGATTTTGTTCTGCAGAGCCGTGAAAAGGACGGACAGTCGTGGAAGTTGAGGAAAGGCGAATGTGCACATGCGGCGCACGATTTGCACAACACGGATCCGAAATACTTCGAGCGACCGGAGGTCTTTAAGCCAGATCGACATGTCAAGACAGAGGAGAGTGGAGAGCGGGTGGCGGATATGGGGTCTATTCGGCCGTATGGTGAGTACCTATTGAGACCGCTCTCGTGCTTCACGGATAGAGACACTGACCATACCATTACAGGTGGCGGCGTGAGTATGTGCAAAGGGCGTGCATTCGCGCTCAAAGAGTCGCTGCTCTTCGCAGCGGCCATCATCTCGATGTGGGAATTCGAGCCGGCAGATGGCAAGAAGTGGAAGATACCCGGACACCGCAAGGCGACGTCAGTGTATGGCACAAACGACGGTACCCGTGTCTTGGTCAGACGGAGGCAATTCCCGACGACAGCTCCGTAGCGTCAGAATTGGTCAATGAATTTCATGACACTACCTCAAAGATCTGAATCCCCTTCCTCCAGAATCGTCTGTGCGAGCAAACTTCTAGGCCGCTTGCCTTTCCGACTGCTATCGGATACACTCAGATAGTCCGACGAGACTGACCCTCCACCCATGTGTCGAGCTGCGAGCACAGGGTCGGACTTGATCTTCTGCTGGTGTTTCTCTTCGCGGTACTGTTTGGCCGAGCGGAGAGTTGGCGGAGGTTTGGAGTCCAGGTCTAGGAGCTTATAGAGCCGGGCGTAGGTTgttcggacgaggaggccGATTAGGAGGCCGACTAGAGCTGCTATGCTGAGGTAGATGTAGAGTGTCTGATGGATGATGTTAGTCTGCTGTTGATGACTTGTGCTTTGTGGAGTGAGATACCTCAAACTTCGCGATTGCTCTGAAGGGAAGGAGTAGGCAGTTCAACAGAAATGCACCCAGATAGAAGACCGGCTGTAATAAGAAGGCGATCGGTCGAACGAGGAATTGCAAAAGTTGTATCAAGACCTGGGCGATGTACCAGAGCGTGAGGCCGATTGGGTAGACGATCCAGTACAGGAGATTGCCGGTCACAGCCAGGATGCTGCCGAGGTGACTGACATCGCTTACGACGTCGGACATGGTCGTCGTCACCGAGATCTTCTGTATGCTTTCATTTGGGATTTCCGGTGGCCGAAGAGGATGTCATGGTTGTATGGTCGTGCATGCTGCAGGCATTGGTGAGTTGGTTGGTGACATGCACGCGACTGAGGTGGTGCCGTCATTTTTAGACTTTCTGCGGCGAAAGGCAATCTGGATCATTGGCCGACCCCACTTCTGAGTGAATGGATCGGAGTTTGATGGGCGGAGACGAAGTTGTGGGACAGccactccaccacctcacTGCTGCCACGAACTGCCTGCTAGTCGCACCACTGTCTCTCACTGTTGTCTCTCTGCCACGCGAGCTCTGCCGTCCGCTGCTGTGGATGTTGTCTCGGTACTGAATCTCGACATAGGACTCGACAATCTCACGCCTCCACCCTCCGACATGCTCTTCTCATAATCGACAATCCTCACGCTTCACTCGCTTAATCACCTCGTCATGGGCAACGCAGCATCGTCAGACGCGCACGGCCAATCGAAAGAGTCGGGCAAAGACACAGGCAAACATTCTAGCAACGGAGGACACACTCAACCACGAAAACACCCCGCAAAGGCTCCACCCCCACCTGTGGCCGCACTGGTCTCTTCACCAGCTGCCTCCATCGTCACCTCTACCGAACAAGCTTCTGCCAGTCCAAACCATTCCCGACCACGATCCGCGACACCGATCCAAAGTCACCTCCCACCGCTCGACGACATGGGACAGGCCGACAGCAAGCAGCGGCCAGTGTCGCGTGCGAACAGCAAGCGGGCACCTCCAGCCGCCGCGCCGTCTCAGAAAGATTCACCACAAGCCGCCTCGTCTCCTGTCACAAAGCCGGTCGACGTACATCCGCCTGCCGTCACAGGAAACTCTCAACAAGATGTGAGCTTTCCTTCCGCTCCGCCCTACAGCCTCCCGCCCGTCGCATCCTACAGTCGCCCGCCGAGACTTCCACTACCTATTGAGGAAGAGGTGCATGCTCCAGGCTCGCCCATAATCACTCCGCAGGACGCTGAGCTGGAACACCACGACATCGACTCTGCCATCCTTCCGCGCAAATCCAGTGTTCTCAGCTCCACGACcgttgacgacgatgatATTGGCGACAATGAGGGCTTCCCACCAGATGTCGGACATTCGCTGCAGCTCAAGATACCCACACGTATGGAGTGGAACGGTAGCGGCGACAAGGTGTTCGTCACGGGTACATTCTGCAATTGGGAGAGAAAGATGAAGCTAcacaagaacaaggacaagacAGGCTTTTCAGCGACGGTCATGCTGCCTCCGGGCACCCATCACATCAAGTTCCTGGTGGATGGTGAAATGGTGACATCGAATGACCTGCCCACGACTGTCGACTGGaccaacatcctcgtcaaCTACGTGGAGATCGTGGCACCCTTGCCTCCCGATGAAGAAGACTCCAAGCAGCCACCCGCTCCGGCGGCACCAATGCCGATTCCCGGTGCCGCGATCACACGTGGCCAGGCCGAAGCCGATGGAGAAGGTCTCGCTCGCCCACTTCCTCTCCGCACAAACGATGACGGCTCAGATATTATCGGAGATGATGACTCCATCGGACCGCGCGGCGAGCGTGCTTCGGATGCGACACAGAAAGGCATCCCGGTACCTCCTAGCTCTACGACAGATTCTGCCAGCGTAAAAGACGGATCCGAAGCCGCGACCAAAACCAAGGCCGCCGCCAAACCGAAACAGCCGCGTCCGAAATACACGACCGAAATTCCCGAGTTCCTGCTAGATCTCGACAACTACGGCGAGCCGGAGAACGAGCGTTTCCAGCGTGCTCAGCGCGCTGCTGGAGATCTGCCGCCGCCTCCCAGTCTGCCCATGTTTCTTAACAAGAGCATTCTTAACGGCAATACGCCGCACAAAGATGACGCCAGTGTGCTCATCATGCCCAATCATACTGTTCTCAACCATCTCGCGACTAGTAGTATCAAGAGTGGAGTTTTGGCCACGAGTGGGACGACGAGGTATAAGCGGAAGGTGAGATCTCGCCGAGTCACAACATTTACCACGACTTGCTAACATGCCACAGTTCCTCACGACCATCATGTACAAACCCACCTCAGATGATGGTTGAAGTCAGGATAGTGATTACGCATACGAACACAACGAATACAGACGGACACATCCGACACGCACCACATCGGTCTTCTCGCCGCTCCCTGCTTTGAGCTTGTTGCATGGCACGATACAGGATGATGTGATCTTGGATCTCACTCACGGCTTTGCATTGGATTGCATGGCAAAGGCGCAGGATGCAGGATGCACATAAGCGAGGAGATATGCATGTCGACGGAAAGAGGACGTTGGCGAGCAGTCGGCAAGCAAGCGAAGTTTCCTCCGCCAATGgcgtgaggaggaagatgaccATGCCGCATCTGCGATGAATCAGAGAGGCTACATCGATCGAAGGATCACATGTCCTGCCGTCGTGCGGAAGGGACGTTGGACAGATGAGTGTAAGCATCGGAGAGAGACAGGACATGAGAATTGGGCAACAATGTACCTCTAAAATTGCAAAGATGGACACATTCGGGCTGCAGTGTAGCTATGATGTGCACTTCGTGCTCTCCAGTTTGATGTGTCTCTCTGCAATGCGATCCGATTGGAACCTGTTCACCTCTCTCTGCGTTGTTTCAGCTACACTATTCACAGGTGCTTACATGCAATACCATACGCTGTTCATCACCAACGCACGCTTGTAGAGTCTCTGCACGTTGACTCCCCAAGGGGCTTGGAACTACCGACATAGTCTATTGTCTCTGGAATGCGGAAGAGATTGCTGTCCAAACGTATAAATGGACCGCACCCGCTACTTTGGGCTTAATATGGATTCATTAGCTATGTCTTGTGCCGTTCTATGGCCGTCTTTTCCAGTCCAGCGCTACCGAATGCTTCCATACCGCAAGGCCATCTGCGGATGTTCAACAATAGGAAGACTGATTTGGCACAATCTATGACGGATCTCAACGAAGCACTAGAGCAGATAGGTGACCAAACACCAGCGAATAGAGAATCCTTACTGATGTCAACTATTGTTCTTAGGCTCGTGTCTCTAAGGTTCGATCGAGGCTTGATCCTCTTAGATGGCACTTCGAGCATTATTCAACGCTGGACTTCTTAAATGCAATAGCAGGCACAACTGATACCTGGGACTGTAACGCCGCTTGCTGGACTTCTGGCCACGAACGCAACGAGGCATCCTGTGCTTGACAAATAGTCACCGGGCTGTGGGAATAGTCCGAAGATGCAGAACGGGGCAAACTATGCACTCAACGGCAGAAAATCATCGCAAAGTCTGCTATTGCTTCGCCTTCACACTGCTATTGTCGTTGCTATCGGCCGATATATCTTGCCAACAAAACTACGTTGGCTCTCGTCGTGATAACGAAAGCAAAGAACTAGCCCGCCGATGCTCGTCAAGCAAAGGCGTCCTCACAGCTCGCTTCCTCCCGCAGCAAAATCCAAAACATTGTCAAAAAAAAAAGACAAAAAAGAGAGGGGCCCTATGTCACAGGTTTGAACTGTGCAGCACTGTTGGCGGTGCTGGGAATCGAACCCAGGTCGACACGGCGTTGTTGCATCCCGGCGAGGGGATACTCCACAACGTGGCATTCTACCACTAAACCACACTGGAAGAGGGGTTAGTAAGGAAGCCAAAGCGAGAGAAGCTCGTGATTGGTTTTACGTACCCACCAGGTATGGATTGGAGATGTAAGAGTGGCATCTTTGCCGTATATATCGCTAAGCGCTCCCCCTGGATGGCGACAATAGGCGGTTCGATTGTAGAAACTTGCATCTTTTGCATAGATACAATTAAGTGCAGCTCTATGCTCTACGTCAGGAACAGACTGGACCGCCGTGACATCGAGCATTGCATGTGGTGCTTCACATCAGCTGGGCGAACTCTGGCACCATATGATCGCACATGCAAAGCAGGAGAAACCATTCAAGTCGCCCAATATTGACCAGACCGAACATCAATGCTGGAACGAGAATGGGCAAATGGCAGGAGATATTCTGACAAGGCAGGTGTCTGTACGCACGGGAGGCGACGACAATGAACCCATCGGCGCCAGAAGATGAAACTAATTGCTGCAGATAGTGTCGGGAAGGCAGAGCTAGAACATGATGTGAGCATGACAACAGAAAACCAAATCAACAGTTCACGCATGAGAGAAATTAAGGTAAACAGCAAGAACAGCCAGCGATCTCCCGTTAAGCACCGTTGCCGCCGTGGAAAAATCTGATACACTATCCAGTCGCCCTTGCCGTCCGGACGCAAACCATTCTTTCTCTACAAGATCCTTCTACGCCTCAACGCCATGCAAAGAACAACACTCAAAACATCGTCAGCAGCCGAGCCGTCGAGATTTCTTCTAATTTGCACGTCCGCCGCCCAGTCCATCTACACCCTCCACTCTCTAATTATCTCCTCGGCGACATGTCCCCATCCTCactttctccatcttcatgCCTCAACCCCAACCCAATGCCATGTCCATTCATCCCATTGCCATTTCTATTCCACTGCTCATCCatgccatcctcctccgtcaaTCTGCCCATGCCACCTCCATTCGCGTCCAATTGCTGCTGCATGACCGCTTGCGCCGACACAATCTCCGCCAACCGCTTCAACCTCGGAGTCTGCAGCCAGCTAGGCGTGTATGTCTCCAGCGCGGTGATGACACGGGGTTCGGCGATTTCGTACGGACCCGAGTCTTCCATGTCGACGGCTTGCAAGAGGAGGACGTCCGACTTGGGATCTGTGACGCGAGAAGCGACGGCTTTCATGATTTCGCCGTTGATGGGTTGTTCGTAGTCGGCGACGAGGTATTGGTTGAGTAGTTTTTGGATTTGATTGGGTGAGAGCCTGTGATGATGATTAGTTGAGGTCGAAAGAGGATGAGAGACAATGTTACTTACATCCAGCAAATGTCCTGGATGATCTCAATGTCGTTCAAGGTGGCCTTCTTCAACTGGAGCAGTTTCGTGGCTTGCATCAAGTGCTCCAATTGAAGGGTTCCCTCGGGCATGTCGTGGCTCTTACACCATTCCTCGATACGAGTGATGTTGTAGTTGATCTGGAGACCACGTTTCCAGGACAGGAAGTTTCTCCTCATGAGAAGGTCATTGAATGCGGTGACTCCCACCAATCGCAGGAGCTCGGTGACGGTCTGGGTGATGATGCTATCTTCCAAGTAGAACGCCTTCATCGCCTTGAAGACGTTGTTCAGGAGGCTGAGCAGGTTGTCCATGCTGAATGCCGGTGCATTCGATGATTGCAGCAGCTTGCCGAGGAAGCGATTGCTCTCGTTCGTGACGAAGCCAGGAAGCGATTGTGACTCAATGATGGCCGGTACAATCATCTTGTggagcttcttcttcagTACCTTCATCCAGGTGTGGTAGATGTTGAACTCCAAGCTCTCCAAGTCGTGCTTGACAATCTCGAGCAAGCGATCGTATTCAAAGTTGTCGGTCTTTTGTGCCTCGTACCAATCCTCAGCCAAGAAGACGAACGACAACATCTCGTGGACGTTGGACAACCAGAATGCGCCGGGGTTGACagcatcatcaccatcatgCTGCATGACCTCCTGCTGGATGGACTGCATGACATTTGCCAAGAATCGCTCAGACTCCTTGACGAAGCCATTATTCCACATCTCGCTGGTGACGAGGTTGATGAGGTATGCAGGGAAC
This genomic interval from Zymoseptoria tritici IPO323 chromosome 8, whole genome shotgun sequence contains the following:
- a CDS encoding serine/threonine protein kinase complex beta subunit (Similar to YGL208W (S. cerevisiae) which is the one of three beta subunits of the Snf1 serine/threonine protein kinase complex involved in the response to glucose starvation; null mutants exhibit accelerated aging; N-myristoylprotein localized to the cytoplasm and the plasma membrane. ...), coding for MGNAASSDAHGQSKESGKDTGKHSSNGGHTQPRKHPAKAPPPPVAALVSSPAASIVTSTEQASASPNHSRPRSATPIQSHLPPLDDMGQADSKQRPVSRANSKRAPPAAAPSQKDSPQAASSPVTKPVDVHPPAVTGNSQQDVSFPSAPPYSLPPVASYSRPPRLPLPIEEEVHAPGSPIITPQDAELEHHDIDSAILPRKSSVLSSTTVDDDDIGDNEGFPPDVGHSLQLKIPTRMEWNGSGDKVFVTGTFCNWERKMKLHKNKDKTGFSATVMLPPGTHHIKFLVDGEMVTSNDLPTTVDWTNILVNYVEIVAPLPPDEEDSKQPPAPAAPMPIPGAAITRGQAEADGEGLARPLPLRTNDDGSDIIGDDDSIGPRGERASDATQKGIPVPPSSTTDSASVKDGSEAATKTKAAAKPKQPRPKYTTEIPEFLLDLDNYGEPENERFQRAQRAAGDLPPPPSLPMFLNKSILNGNTPHKDDASVLIMPNHTVLNHLATSSIKSGVLATSGTTRYKRKFLTTIMYKPTSDDG
- the CYP-35 gene encoding putative P450 monooxygenase (P450 with unknown function and possibly involved in sterol biosynthesis. nidulans AhbB. Mutation at AhbB locus is associated with increased sensitivity to the ergosterol biosynthesis inhibitor imidazole, increased branching and abnormal conidiophore development relative to wild type at restrictive temperature. ...), with the translated sequence MAVNATAGSFPTPGLEETLTHPWLSTISQHISATVLVSIVLTIVLTRLFTQFTAPRSISTNNGDPKAVPQVPYWIPLLGHLPDMVISATSFVSNLRDTYTEGAFALNFGGTAHNVFYTPGLATALMNQKTSICNAEDVSRKLMQTVFGYPVNELDKYDAALSEILGAYKFLLSEPHLGEMVDKTARLTKGNISNLVTFMDSPVDQMPWEKVSNIRVLEGQETPTVEADLLQLVRDFCAHTANPSLMGSDFLHQFPDFFSGIWTMDRGFLLLATGLPRWFPIPDLTRAHIARRQNLAALDTFHENLKKHHDGKDVDSKWSSMDDIGALLKARIEIYEKYNFSIRARASAEHALMWASNANSNALVFWMITRIYADRALLAMLREEIAPHVKIALPEKTGLPISEVPRIDAIDVDSLCSKCPLLKSCYIECLRLDSASWSMKVVQKDFVLQSREKDGQSWKLRKGECAHAAHDLHNTDPKYFERPEVFKPDRHVKTEESGERVADMGSIRPYGGGVSMCKGRAFALKESLLFAAAIISMWEFEPADGKKWKIPGHRKATSVYGTNDGTRVLVRRRQFPTTAP